From Oryza sativa Japonica Group chromosome 4, ASM3414082v1, one genomic window encodes:
- the LOC4337213 gene encoding crossover junction endonuclease EME1: MASHAAVVEIIDDDDDDDDDVAAASTPPALHKRSHAVAAAAPDSPDAFSPSPPDPKRRQLAASTIVLDDTPTPPKRRPPPVAADRSASVVADTPRSFVPCSLRNRAIAGDTPDSVLPSPSFHLDAPDSATPGSDVPCSVGLDDIVPETPGFNSPRLARPPAVPGLTSPMTARKFSGVSCPISLDSDDELDDTVYRESLTRTPSNMAKPEHAIQPCTTSCTDKVENTKSTDKKDYSKSNVGYQTNNSACKNNGTTSYNQPPRANSPCEDSTLKEADPFINNHCPQEENALPIEERKKKQQEEKRLKKEKKAREIEEKKQKRLETKKQKEAMKAELAELKKLEKEKKKWESGKLATKCIVAEIDSSVIESGSVGGHLVQGFHEKGLCFRVTSNSIKGSILWKMQIPNEFTQDQASTSQVPYILFVLQAEEFCDLVSGGTLLDHVQKVRRQYPEFTICYVTNKLMSFIKRREQNQYNKTTSNSNSWKRPPVEEALCKLATHYARVRSRHCTDEAEVTEHIVGLTYSLANCKFRKPLTWLSVHANGSNISKGCVDKDRIKKSAWLKSLVAIPGVSPGQAIAIEKKYPSMRSLLNVYMDDSKSVHEKEHLLEDLRLEGPLGDFKRRLGPACSKKVYTILMAQNGAAEVEVDRRGA, from the exons ATGGCGtcccacgccgccgtcgtcgagatcatcgacgacgacgacgacgacgacgacgacgtcgccgccgcctccacccctcCCGCCCTCCACAAGCGCTCCCatgcggtcgccgccgccgcccccgattCCCCCGACGccttctccccttcccctccagaCCCGAAGCGGCGGCAGCTCGCGGCGTCAACCATCGTGCTCGACGACACCCCCACCCCTCCgaagcggcggccgccgccggtagCTGCCGACCGGTCCGCCTCCGTGGTGGCAGATACGCCCCGGTCGTTCGTGCCGTGCTCGCTCCGCAACCGCGCCATTGCTGGTGATACGCCCGATTCTGTTCTCCCGAGCCCGTCGTTCCACCTCGACGCTCCCGATTCCGCGACCCCTGGCTCGGATGTCCCGTGCTCCGTCGGGCTTGACGACATTGTTCCTGAGACCCCGGGCTTCAACTCCCCACGCTTGGCTCGTCCCCCGGCCGTGCCTGGCTTGACGTCTCCTATGACCGCGAGGAAATTTTCTG GAGTATCTTGTCCAATATCTCTGGATAGTGATGACGAATTGGATGACACTGTATACAGGGAGTCTTTAACCAGGACGCCAAGCAATATGGCGAAGCCAGAACACGCAATTCAGCCTTGTACTACTTCCTGTACTGATAAAGTTGAGAATACAAAAAGTACAGATAAGAAGGATTATTCAAAATCAAATGTTGGATATCAAACAAACAATtctgcatgcaaaaataatG GAACAACCAGCTACAATCAACCCCCTCGTGCTAATTCTCCTTGTGAAGATTCTACCTTGAAGGAGGCTGATCCTTTTATCAATAACCATTGTCCGCAG GAAGAAAATGCCCTACCGATTgaagaaaggaagaagaaacaACAG GAAGAGAAGAGactaaagaaggaaaagaaagccAGAGAaatcgaagaaaaaaaacaaaaacgacTG GAAACCAAAAAGCAAAAGGAAGCTATGAAAGCTGAACTAGCAGAATTGAAGAAGctggagaaagaaaaaaagaagtgggAATCAGGGAAGTTAGCTACAAAATGTATTGTTGCTGAGATTGACTCAAGTGTTATTGAAAGTGGCTCAGTTGGAG GTCATCTTGTGCAAGGATTTCATGAGAAGGGCCTTTGTTTTCGAGTAACATCTAATTCAATCAAGGGGTCAATTTTATGGAAGATGCAAATTCCTAATGAGTTTACCCAG GACCAAGCTTCAACATCACAAGTGCCATATATTCTCTTTGTGCTTCAAGCTGAGGAATTCTGCGATCTTGTAAGTGGTGGTACATTACTGGATCATGTTCAGAAAGTTCGAAGACAGTATCCAGAATTCACAATTTGCTACGTTACTAATAAACTGATGAGCTTCATAAAAAGACG TGAGCAGAATCAGTACAACAAGACCACATCAAATTCTAATAGTTGGAAGCGTCCACCAGTGGAAGAG GCCTTATGCAAATTAGCGACACACTATGCTAGAGTGCGCTCAAGGCACTGCACAGATGAAGCTGAAGTGACAGAGCATATTGTTGGCTTGACATATAGTCTTGCGAATTGCAAGTTCAG GAAACCATTGACATGGTTATCTGTGCATGCTAATGGTTCAAATATTTCTAAAGGTTGCGTTGATAAAGATCGGATTAAGAAAAGTGCCTG GCTGAAGTCTTTAGTTGCTATTCCCGGAGTCAGTCCAGGACAAGCTATTGCAATTGAGAAGAAGTACCCGTCCATGAGATCACTACTGAATGTGTATATGGATGACAGTAAATCT GTTCATGAAAAAGAACATTTGCTTGAAGACTTGAGGTTGGAAGGTCCTCTGGGTGATTTTAAGAGAAGGCTCGGACCAGCATGCTCTAAAAAAGTGTACACAATTCTCATGGCACAAAATGGAGCGGCAGAAGTGGAAGTTGATAGGCGTGGAGCTTAG